The following proteins come from a genomic window of Noviherbaspirillum sp. L7-7A:
- a CDS encoding CBS domain-containing protein has product MQLISEIMTPDVATLGPNETIERAAQLMDELNVGSIPVFEGGRLVGMVTDRDIVVRAVSAGRAPGQTPVADVMSAGISYCFTDEVVDDVMQRMREVQVRRMPVMDRATGKLAGIVALGDLATKHSAEVDRTLSEISTPSEPDRS; this is encoded by the coding sequence ATGCAGCTGATTTCAGAAATCATGACACCCGATGTCGCCACACTCGGGCCGAACGAGACCATCGAGCGGGCAGCCCAACTGATGGATGAGCTTAACGTCGGTTCCATTCCAGTGTTCGAGGGAGGCCGGCTGGTCGGCATGGTGACCGACCGCGATATCGTGGTCAGGGCGGTGTCGGCAGGCAGGGCACCCGGACAGACCCCAGTGGCTGACGTGATGAGCGCCGGCATTAGTTATTGCTTCACCGATGAAGTGGTGGACGATGTGATGCAGCGCATGCGCGAGGTGCAGGTGCGTCGCATGCCCGTGATGGACCGCGCCACCGGCAAGCTTGCAGGGATCGTGGCATTGGGTGACCTGGCCACCAAGCATTCCGCCGAAGTCGACCGTACCCTTTCTGAGATTTCCACGCCGTCCGAACCCGACCGTAGCTAG
- a CDS encoding L-lactate permease — MWQQVYDPLGSFALSTVAAGIPVAVLLAALAFFHMKAHLAAGLALLVGIGIAGFVFGMPVAMAGKAAGYGVAAGLFPIGWIVLNIIFLHRLTTLNGYFKALQNSISGVTEDRRLQLLLVAFCFGAFFEGAAGFGTPVAVTGAILIGLGFSPLAASGLALIANTAPVAYGALGAPVLALSAVTGLDLLQLSAMIGRQLPFFSVLVPFWLIWAFAGFRGMREIWPAILVAGVSFAIPQFIVSNYHGPWLVDVIASIVSMGSLTLFLKVWKPKKIWTSTAIVNRHDTSMDDIAANGTSAAAVEANAGAASISMVRAWAPWVILSVFVFIWGTPAFKKIMDGLWAWKFAIPGLDQMVVKMPPVVSKPSPEAAVFNFNVLSMAGTGILVSALTAGLLMGYSFTRLLKEYWETIKLVRYSLLTICAMFGVGYLTKYSGLDATLGLAFAHTGMFYPMFGTLLGWLGVALTGSDTAANVLFGSLQRTTAEQLGLPPVLMAAANSSGGVMGKMIDAQSIVVASTATKWYGHEGDILRYVFFHSIALAILVGFLVTLQAYVAPFTHMVVR, encoded by the coding sequence ATGTGGCAGCAAGTGTATGACCCCCTGGGCAGTTTTGCCCTATCCACCGTCGCGGCCGGCATTCCAGTCGCGGTACTACTGGCGGCGTTGGCGTTTTTCCATATGAAAGCCCACCTTGCCGCCGGTCTGGCGCTGCTGGTGGGCATCGGCATTGCCGGATTCGTGTTCGGCATGCCGGTTGCAATGGCAGGCAAGGCTGCCGGCTATGGCGTCGCCGCCGGGCTGTTTCCGATTGGCTGGATCGTACTTAACATCATTTTTCTCCATCGCCTGACCACGCTGAACGGTTACTTCAAGGCGCTGCAGAACAGCATCAGCGGCGTGACCGAGGACCGTCGCCTGCAACTGCTGCTGGTCGCCTTCTGTTTCGGCGCCTTCTTTGAAGGCGCCGCCGGCTTCGGCACCCCGGTGGCAGTGACCGGCGCTATCCTGATCGGCCTGGGCTTTTCGCCGCTGGCGGCATCCGGCCTGGCACTGATCGCAAACACCGCGCCGGTGGCGTATGGCGCGCTCGGCGCACCGGTGCTGGCGCTGTCGGCCGTGACCGGCCTGGACCTGCTGCAACTCTCCGCGATGATCGGCCGCCAGTTGCCGTTTTTCTCGGTACTGGTGCCGTTCTGGCTGATCTGGGCCTTCGCAGGCTTCCGCGGCATGCGCGAGATCTGGCCAGCCATTCTGGTTGCCGGCGTGTCCTTCGCGATTCCGCAATTCATCGTGTCGAACTACCACGGCCCCTGGCTGGTCGACGTGATCGCTTCTATCGTGTCGATGGGCAGCCTGACGCTGTTCCTGAAAGTCTGGAAGCCAAAGAAGATCTGGACCTCCACCGCCATCGTCAATCGTCATGACACCTCGATGGACGACATCGCCGCGAATGGCACCTCTGCCGCCGCCGTGGAAGCCAACGCCGGCGCGGCAAGCATCAGCATGGTGCGCGCCTGGGCGCCATGGGTGATCCTGTCGGTATTCGTGTTCATCTGGGGCACGCCGGCATTCAAGAAGATCATGGACGGTCTATGGGCATGGAAATTCGCCATTCCCGGCCTGGACCAAATGGTCGTCAAGATGCCGCCGGTGGTTAGCAAGCCATCGCCGGAAGCCGCCGTGTTCAACTTTAACGTGCTATCGATGGCCGGTACCGGCATTCTGGTGTCGGCGCTGACTGCGGGCCTGCTGATGGGCTATTCGTTCACCCGCCTGCTAAAGGAATACTGGGAAACCATCAAGCTAGTCCGCTATTCGCTGCTGACCATCTGCGCGATGTTCGGTGTTGGCTATCTGACCAAGTATTCCGGCCTGGATGCAACCCTGGGCCTGGCGTTTGCGCATACCGGCATGTTCTATCCGATGTTCGGCACGCTGCTGGGTTGGCTGGGCGTGGCGCTGACCGGTTCCGATACCGCTGCCAACGTGCTGTTCGGCAGCTTGCAGCGTACGACCGCCGAACAACTGGGCCTGCCCCCGGTACTGATGGCCGCGGCCAATAGCTCGGGTGGCGTGATGGGCAAGATGATTGACGCACAATCCATCGTGGTGGCCTCCACCGCCACCAAGTGGTACGGCCATGAGGGTGACATCCTGCGTTACGTGTTCTTCCACTCGATCGCGCTGGCGATACTGGTGGGCTTCCTGGTGACGCTGCAGGCATATGTCGCGCCGTTCACCCATATGGTGGTGCGTTAA
- a CDS encoding class I SAM-dependent methyltransferase, whose protein sequence is MSTTPTAGQSGLQSESTGNGSHLHGCPAAQQSWNAQYRAGLWDDLDSAEQSAPYLAICELYQRHVGDGALLDIGCGSGMLYRYLTEHTGLESSCYTGVDVADDAVRCATASFPGVRISRRNYDSETVGSRFDCVIFNESLQCFDNPGAILDKCTRDNLHPCSVLIVAMSGWEHGALWQLLERRYQLQDEQDARGDDGRTWTVRVYKVPC, encoded by the coding sequence ATGAGTACGACCCCGACGGCGGGCCAGTCCGGCCTGCAGAGTGAGTCGACCGGCAATGGCAGCCACCTGCATGGTTGCCCGGCAGCGCAGCAGTCGTGGAACGCGCAATACCGAGCCGGCCTTTGGGATGATCTGGACAGCGCGGAACAGTCCGCGCCTTATCTGGCGATCTGCGAACTTTATCAACGGCATGTCGGCGATGGCGCCCTACTGGACATCGGCTGTGGCAGCGGCATGTTGTACCGCTACCTGACCGAGCATACCGGCCTCGAAAGCTCCTGCTACACCGGCGTCGATGTGGCCGACGACGCCGTGCGCTGCGCCACCGCCAGCTTTCCCGGCGTCAGGATCAGCAGGCGCAATTACGACAGCGAGACCGTCGGCAGCCGCTTCGATTGCGTGATCTTTAATGAATCCCTACAGTGCTTCGACAATCCGGGGGCCATCCTGGACAAATGCACCCGCGACAATCTGCACCCCTGCTCGGTGCTAATCGTGGCGATGTCCGGCTGGGAGCATGGCGCGCTTTGGCAGTTGTTGGAGCGTCGTTACCAGTTGCAGGACGAGCAGGATGCGCGCGGCGACGATGGCCGTACCTGGACAGTACGCGTCTACAAGGTGCCTTGCTGA
- a CDS encoding diguanylate cyclase — protein MEQQQRLDTLCALQILDTSTDERFDRITHIAAKLFQVPIALVSMLDNERQWFRSRYDLDTSESPDAMAFCIHALRNNGPLVVSDTLQDPRFAKHPVVQGVPHVRFYAGHPVCSPEGHALGTLCIVDVRPRDPAEIDLDSLRHLAEMVEEEIRKSVIAARAMTRDEELNAALRHLSSHIYNSPLAVVQWDHAMRTVSWSDRAEELFGWSAERMLGVPLEQAGLVHPDDAPAMLDGMRQLLARRGLRNVSHGRSIHRDGRIVHCAWHNSILFAEDGAPISILSLIQDVTAQREAEFALRASEATLRTTFEMAPVGIAHVSLDGAWLRVNPRLCSILGYDADELQRMTFQQVTHPDDLPGNLSLLNEAIKGRRHAYSMEKRYLRKNGEMVWGAITVSVNRPPDGSPAYLITVIEDIHARKQAELALQLHQEELESRVQQRTRELQHSNAELALEVQQRLHAENVLRASEQKLQALARMDALTGLPNRRHFNEKLEEAIRRARRTGQLVGLMFLDVDHFKRINDTLGHAGGDAVLQEFARRLAGAVRGTDSVCRLAGDEFTIILENLAAATEARLVAGKILEAMRRPFDVEGVLLAVSTSIGIACMGPDGGQAQELTKRADEALYKAKELGRNQAWLGNDGQKTEAYPAASMRRASA, from the coding sequence ATGGAACAACAGCAGCGGCTCGATACGCTGTGTGCCTTGCAGATACTCGACACCAGTACCGACGAACGTTTTGACCGCATCACCCATATCGCTGCCAAGCTGTTCCAGGTCCCAATTGCGCTGGTTTCCATGCTCGACAACGAGCGTCAATGGTTCAGGTCGCGCTATGACCTGGACACATCCGAGTCGCCAGATGCAATGGCCTTCTGCATCCATGCGCTGCGCAATAACGGACCGCTGGTGGTGTCCGATACCCTGCAGGATCCACGCTTTGCCAAGCACCCTGTGGTACAGGGCGTGCCCCATGTGCGTTTCTACGCCGGCCACCCGGTGTGCAGTCCGGAAGGCCATGCGCTGGGCACGCTGTGTATCGTCGATGTCAGGCCACGCGACCCTGCCGAGATAGATCTCGATAGCCTGCGCCACCTGGCCGAGATGGTGGAAGAGGAAATCCGCAAGTCAGTCATCGCCGCGCGCGCCATGACGCGCGACGAGGAGCTCAACGCGGCACTGCGCCATCTGTCCTCGCATATCTATAATTCGCCGCTGGCGGTAGTGCAGTGGGACCATGCGATGCGCACCGTGTCGTGGTCGGACCGGGCCGAGGAGCTGTTCGGCTGGAGCGCCGAGCGCATGCTGGGCGTGCCGCTGGAACAGGCCGGGCTGGTGCATCCGGACGATGCGCCAGCCATGCTGGACGGCATGCGCCAACTGTTGGCGCGGCGCGGTCTGCGCAATGTCAGCCACGGCCGCAGCATCCACCGCGATGGCCGCATCGTGCATTGCGCCTGGCATAACTCCATCCTGTTCGCCGAGGATGGCGCGCCGATCTCTATCCTGTCGCTGATCCAGGACGTGACCGCCCAGCGCGAGGCCGAATTTGCGCTGCGCGCCAGTGAGGCGACCCTGCGTACCACCTTCGAGATGGCCCCGGTCGGCATTGCCCATGTATCGCTGGACGGCGCCTGGCTGCGGGTCAATCCGCGCCTCTGCAGCATCCTTGGCTATGATGCCGACGAGCTGCAGCGCATGACCTTCCAGCAGGTGACCCATCCGGACGACCTGCCGGGAAATCTGTCGCTGCTGAATGAAGCAATTAAAGGGCGGCGCCATGCCTACAGCATGGAGAAGCGGTATCTGCGCAAGAACGGCGAAATGGTCTGGGGCGCGATCACGGTGTCAGTGAACCGGCCGCCCGACGGCAGCCCGGCGTATCTGATCACGGTGATCGAGGACATCCATGCCCGCAAGCAGGCCGAGCTGGCGCTGCAGCTGCATCAGGAAGAGCTGGAAAGCCGGGTGCAGCAGCGCACCCGCGAACTGCAGCACAGCAATGCGGAGCTGGCGCTGGAAGTGCAGCAGCGGCTGCATGCGGAAAACGTGCTGCGGGCCAGCGAGCAGAAGCTGCAGGCACTGGCCCGCATGGATGCATTGACCGGCCTGCCCAACCGCCGTCACTTCAATGAAAAGCTGGAAGAGGCGATCCGGCGCGCCCGTCGCACCGGACAACTGGTGGGACTGATGTTCCTCGATGTCGACCATTTCAAGCGCATCAACGACACTCTGGGCCACGCGGGCGGCGATGCGGTGCTGCAGGAATTCGCGCGCAGGCTTGCAGGCGCGGTGCGAGGCACCGACAGCGTGTGCCGGCTGGCCGGCGATGAATTCACCATTATCCTGGAAAACCTGGCCGCCGCAACCGAGGCGCGGCTGGTTGCTGGCAAGATCCTGGAAGCGATGCGGCGGCCGTTCGATGTCGAAGGGGTGCTGCTGGCGGTCTCCACCAGCATTGGCATTGCCTGCATGGGCCCTGACGGCGGGCAGGCCCAGGAGCTGACAAAGCGGGCCGACGAGGCGTTGTACAAGGCCAAGGAATTGGGCCGCAACCAGGCCTGGCTGGGCAACGACGGCCAGAAGACCGAAGCTTATCCGGCCGCATCGATGCGCCGCGCAAGCGCATAG
- a CDS encoding Hsp20/alpha crystallin family protein gives MQASGKQKEGQERALLPPVDVVEDANGITLYADLPGVSRENLSLHLETDSLTIEGTVALDVPQDMQSSHADVTLPRYRRVFTLSKELDAEQASAELKNGVLTLRIPKAQHAQPRRIEVKVA, from the coding sequence ATGCAGGCAAGTGGCAAGCAGAAGGAAGGCCAGGAACGCGCGCTGCTGCCACCAGTCGACGTGGTGGAGGATGCCAACGGTATCACGCTGTATGCCGACCTGCCAGGCGTTTCCAGGGAAAACCTGAGCCTGCATCTGGAGACCGACAGCCTGACCATCGAGGGCACCGTGGCGCTAGATGTGCCGCAGGACATGCAGTCTAGCCACGCCGATGTGACGCTGCCGCGCTACCGGCGGGTTTTCACGCTATCGAAAGAACTCGATGCCGAGCAGGCGTCAGCTGAACTGAAGAACGGCGTGCTGACCCTGCGCATACCCAAGGCACAGCACGCCCAGCCGCGTCGCATCGAAGTCAAGGTGGCATGA
- a CDS encoding carboxymuconolactone decarboxylase family protein, which produces MNIPEEFNTPEFAKGLAKRVEVLGEAHVQRSLDNADAFSRPLQQYVTEAAWGAIWGREGLDAKSRSMITVAMLTALGMQHELAVHVRGALNNGVSARELQEILLQSAVYAGAPAALEAFRTAGAVLKDAGVQVE; this is translated from the coding sequence ATGAATATTCCGGAAGAATTTAACACGCCCGAGTTTGCGAAGGGCCTGGCCAAGCGGGTGGAGGTATTGGGCGAAGCCCATGTGCAGCGTTCGCTCGACAATGCCGACGCCTTCAGCCGGCCGCTGCAGCAATATGTGACCGAGGCCGCCTGGGGCGCGATCTGGGGCCGCGAAGGCCTCGATGCGAAGTCGCGCAGCATGATCACCGTGGCGATGCTGACTGCGCTGGGCATGCAGCACGAGCTGGCAGTGCATGTGCGCGGCGCCCTCAACAATGGCGTGTCCGCACGCGAACTGCAGGAAATCCTGCTGCAGTCAGCTGTCTATGCCGGCGCGCCGGCGGCGCTGGAAGCCTTTCGCACGGCAGGCGCGGTGCTCAAGGATGCCGGCGTTCAGGTGGAATGA
- a CDS encoding Hsp20/alpha crystallin family protein yields MLYRSVFPGDLLAEMDRIQREMQQAFGMEPSIRGVGRGGFPALNVGSTPQSVELYAFLPGLDPNAIEVNLERGVLTVAGERPDLVAAGANTGNNAGGSAGNGGKSTVHINERFAGRFRKVVSLPEDADPDGVSAQYRDGVLHISVRRKQQVQPRRISVQ; encoded by the coding sequence ATGCTTTACAGATCAGTGTTTCCCGGCGACCTGCTCGCCGAAATGGACCGTATTCAGCGCGAAATGCAGCAGGCATTCGGCATGGAGCCAAGCATCCGTGGCGTCGGCCGCGGCGGCTTTCCGGCATTGAATGTGGGCAGCACACCACAATCGGTGGAGCTGTATGCCTTCCTGCCAGGGCTGGATCCGAATGCGATCGAAGTCAATCTTGAACGCGGCGTGCTCACTGTGGCAGGCGAACGGCCTGACCTGGTGGCCGCAGGCGCCAATACCGGCAACAACGCAGGTGGCAGCGCAGGCAACGGCGGCAAATCAACCGTCCATATCAACGAGCGCTTCGCAGGCCGTTTCCGTAAGGTGGTCAGCCTGCCGGAAGATGCGGATCCGGACGGCGTCTCGGCCCAATACCGGGATGGCGTGCTGCACATCAGCGTCAGGCGCAAGCAGCAGGTGCAGCCGCGCCGCATCAGCGTTCAATGA
- a CDS encoding TorF family putative porin, with protein sequence MTARITFAALLAMTTACSATAADAPADAAAAPYTFTGHIDLVSRYYLRGATTTYGNALPTLGNKVADAPESDRPAVQGGLDFVHESGFYAGYFASTINYSYKQLGRSYDDRNIVSGFQNDKSVENDFYAGYNGKAGDLGYTAGLTGYYYINGKHANAFETKLGLAYGDFAVSAQTLLNDVVWGNKGDTYVTLNYTHALPYKITFLGSLGGYVYKKEGKFLGTTDTLTNTSCGAGSAFNISGCYAGNTPISSGFRHLILGFTQPILDTPLTWGVQAIIAGKTRFGIKQDNKVVASISYGF encoded by the coding sequence ATGACCGCCAGGATCACCTTCGCCGCCCTACTCGCCATGACCACAGCCTGCAGCGCAACTGCTGCCGACGCGCCTGCCGACGCAGCCGCCGCGCCCTACACCTTTACAGGCCATATCGACCTGGTTTCGCGCTATTACCTACGCGGGGCCACCACGACCTATGGCAACGCGCTGCCAACGCTGGGCAACAAAGTTGCCGATGCGCCCGAGTCCGACCGCCCCGCGGTGCAGGGCGGCCTGGACTTCGTGCATGAAAGCGGGTTCTACGCCGGCTACTTCGCGTCCACCATCAACTACTCCTACAAGCAACTGGGCCGATCCTATGACGACCGCAACATAGTCAGCGGCTTCCAGAACGACAAGTCGGTCGAGAATGATTTCTATGCCGGCTATAACGGCAAGGCCGGCGATCTTGGCTATACCGCCGGGCTCACCGGCTATTACTACATCAATGGCAAGCATGCCAACGCATTCGAGACCAAGCTGGGCCTGGCTTATGGCGACTTTGCGGTGTCCGCGCAGACCCTGCTCAACGACGTGGTATGGGGCAACAAGGGCGATACCTATGTCACCCTGAACTACACCCATGCGCTGCCGTACAAGATCACCTTCCTGGGCAGCTTGGGCGGCTACGTCTATAAGAAGGAAGGCAAATTTCTCGGCACCACCGATACCCTGACCAACACCAGCTGCGGCGCCGGCAGCGCTTTCAATATCAGTGGCTGCTATGCCGGGAACACGCCGATTTCCAGCGGCTTCCGCCACCTGATACTCGGCTTTACCCAACCCATCCTGGACACGCCGCTGACCTGGGGCGTGCAGGCCATTATCGCCGGCAAGACCCGCTTCGGCATCAAGCAGGACAACAAGGTGGTGGCCAGCATCAGCTACGGCTTCTGA